In Drosophila ananassae strain 14024-0371.13 chromosome 3R, ASM1763931v2, whole genome shotgun sequence, the DNA window ACTCCTGATGCACCACTCCATGGTAATCGAAGAAAACAGTTATTAAAACTTTGACATTAGATCGAACTTGGCGTGCTTTTTTCGGTGTTGGCTCACCTGGGCTCTTCCATTGCGGTTTTGGTTTCGATATCATAACCATATACCCATGATTCGTCACCACTTATGACCCTTTTGAGTAAATCTGGGTCGTCGTTGACGTCATTCAACAGCTCTTGAGCGATGCTCATGCGACGGTTCTTTCggtcaaaattcaaaaattcaaaatccatgcaaaacactaaagttatgtcatttccgatcaatcaggtGATTGAcagctatagtatatagtcttatatactgcctgcaaacaaaacaaggttttgtgcaaagtttcaattcgatagcttcaaaactgagagactagtttgcgtcgaaacagacagacagatagatagacggacatgctcatatcgactcagaaggtgatcctgatcaagaatataaatactttatcgggtcggagatgtcttcttcactgcgttgcacacttttgaccaaaattataatacccgctgcaagggtataaaaatcgaaaataagTTTCCGCGAAATTTGAAAAGTCAAGCCGAAGAATTTAACATTTACTTTATGCATCCCATctgaatgaattatatactAATCGAAAAGTATTGGTAAGTAAATTTGGGCTGGTGAAGACAtttccccagatagaatataaAGAAAAGACGCATAACGACGCATCGATTGGTAACACAACTGATCCGAAATTTCGTTCTGAAGTTATTAAAGAAATTGGATTTTTACAGATCTTTCCAAATGAAGGCAGTTTGTCCTTCTTTTTGTCTGCTTGCACTATTTTAccaatcctgaaaaaattggagatgtttATTACTATCGTATAAGCAACttttgttctacaactttttaaaatacattAACCCTCTAAGACTACTttccaaaataattgaaaaaaactatgcaaataattttttttaaagtaaatgAATGCTTCTAAGCTCAATTATGTGCTTAAAAATATCGTAGAATCTTCGGTTCACCTGTAAGGTGAGAAGAAAGGTAAGCGGGCCTGAAGGCACGCTTGGGGCTTTGAgggaaaaaaaacattttcaagtaatgaatatttttttttattttttcttatggTACTCTACAAAACAGTTTTTATTTGCCGTGCAGCATAAATGCAGATTGCATTTCGTGCATATGCATTGCGTTTGTGAAGTTTTACAGTGCTTGCAATATCTTTTTCCACTGTTTCGATCCAACCAATGGGGGAAATGGTTTAGCTGATCAAAGCGCAAGTCCGATATTGGATGTTTTGATTTGTGACCATGTTTGAGCTCATGAGGTCGATGAGAGAGTGGAGACTGCTTTGCCCGATCTGCCTGCATTGTTCGTCCTGACTGAGAGGATGGAGACTGGTATGCCCATCGCGGTGAAGATGTATTGTTGGTATTGATTGGGCGACCCGGtaagtttttgtgtttataTGTCACCAGCCCTGCAGCTAGTGTTTCGCGAAAGTCTGGGAGTGCAAGTAATTGTTTGCATTCGTTCTCTGTTTGCATACGTCTGTATAAAATATAGGCGTTGGTGGCTGCCATATCAATTAGGTGATAAAAAATACGTGTAGCGGCATCCCTAGTTTTTGCTCTAATATGATAGCGTCCCATTAGGCCGTCCATGAGATCTACGCCGCCCATGTGAGCATTATACTCATGCACAATTTGGGGACAATCAATTGAGATGTGTCGCTTAGTCTTTCTATCAAAGCGAGAAGCCTTTGCAGTTCCTTCACGAGGGTTTGTCTTATCAAATGGCTTTACGCCCACATAGGTGGACAAAAAGCGAACAGGTTTGCTGTCTTTCCAGAGTACATTGGTTATATCGACACCATATGAGGACCCAACGTACTCAGTCGAAAAACCCCTTGGCAATTTGTTAATGGCAATATCGTTTGGCAGCTTGCAATTGGGGATACGGTTTCCTCGCACCGTGCCAAGGCTATAAATACCTATCGCTCTTAGATATACCATCAAAGGCAGAGATGTATAAAAATTATCGAAGTAAATGATGTGATTCTTAAATCTTTCTACGGTTTGTGTTAAGCGCACCACAATGTTGGCTGAAGCACCAAGATCTGGGTGACCAGGTAAGACCAC includes these proteins:
- the LOC123257342 gene encoding piggyBac transposable element-derived protein 4-like, with translation MANRVRYKLSDLTDEQLLKIFDSVPSDVEVSSSSDDEEEDIDIMDALNSALEDAETISFIESNVENVQNNAQKAETSQRTEKRPRSPLPISEDSACASPPNSGGFNGAGIESITKDSSKIMWREKCMQLHVNNVAFRGDFSLPADIKELETPLEFFCYFFNAEIINMIVDETMRAALNDDINNKFKINTDEMHHYIGILMYMSFYRYPNLKSYWGQNALRPIQACMSRSRFESIKKYLSLRDESERIKKGEPGYDPLFRTRKFADCLNKRFDSVPKYARLCVDEQMCSTKMKHHLRQYMPNKPHKWGIKLFVLCDSFGYAYRFEIYSGAGDNVVLPGHPDLGASANIVVRLTQTVERFKNHIIYFDNFYTSLPLMVYLRAIGIYSLGTVRGNRIPNCKLPNDIAINKLPRGFSTEYVGSSYGVDITNVLWKDSKPVRFLSTYVGVKPFDKTNPREGTAKASRFDRKTKRHISIDCPQIVHEYNAHMGGVDLMDGLMGRYHIRAKTRDAATRIFYHLIDMAATNAYILYRRMQTENECKQLLALPDFRETLAAGLVTYKHKNLPGRPINTNNTSSPRWAYQSPSSQSGRTMQADRAKQSPLSHRPHELKHGHKSKHPISDLRFDQLNHFPHWLDRNSGKRYCKHCKTSQTQCICTKCNLHLCCTANKNCFVEYHKKK